CTGAAGCTGGAAGTTACTGCATTACTTACCTTTTGTAACATACAAATAGAAGAAGTCACAGTACAGAACGGTCTGGACCACACCAGCAACAACAGCTATGAGGTCAAAAAATCCCTCAAAGTAGTAGCGCCAAATCCAGTTGACTAAGTACAAGGCACGGTACAGACCCAGGAAGAAAAGATAGTGAGTAGTGATGGTCTCTGCTTCCCCAGTTTTGCTAATCATAAAAAGTTGAGGGAGAATAGCAACCGATTCAAGATAGATGGAGAAGGTCCACAGTATCTGAAAGGAGAAAACCACAGGTATATCACTGATaacagcaggacagaaaatatttgacttGGCTCGACTTTTCACTCTCTAACAATGTTATGGATGGATGAAGACCTATTCATACAGGTCCAATATTTTGGCAAACTTTCCCTGGTACAGGAAAAAACTAAGCAAAAGCTTCATAATCAGCCAGAGGATGGGAGGAGGGAACTCTCCTGGCAGACAGCAGACTCTCCAAAccagctctctgctgagctgccacACACAGCTTTACTTGTGAGGGAACTTGTGTGCATCCAGTTCACATTACCATGAACTGCAGCTTACAGAGACCATGCTGAGAAAGCTGCAGAAGAGATCAAGTCCCTTCCCCTGCTTAATGTTCTTCCATTTTTTATCTATTTGTTTAAAGAATGAGTTAACACagagcaaaatttaaaatatatctcaAAATGTTGCAATTCAAATTCCTTTACTctgtaataaattaatttaaccCCAATATAAAAATGCAGCTCAGCCCACGTAAAACGAGCATTTAAAGTTACTCTCtattttataggaaaaaattaCCTATTTGAATTCTCTGTAATGAcattttaatatgatttttctGCAACTAAACACAtagctgcattttaaatataatgCAATTCTTTTTTATAGTCTAGATCATTTGCAATTCTATAGAATTTAAATAGTAGTataattccttttgttttcaccAGGTGGCACCAACTATTCACAAACTGCATTCCTGGGGATTTCTTtaacaaacagaacaaaaggaaTTCTGAATTAATACAGTCATCAGAGTGTACTGGGAAAAACAGTGTCTTCTGCTTAATAAAACAATCTATGCTGATAAAAATGCTGATCTCCTGAAGTGCCTTAAATTTGCACAGATATCTGCACCACCAAGATTCATTGGGGAAAGGATTAGCCTGAACCTACTAAACATAAACAACCTACAACCATTCACTTGTCAGGCTAAAAATGCTCATCCTCACATTCCAAATATCATCTCATGCCCACAATCAACTCACCTCCAGTGGAGAGAAGTCGTGATTGACAAGAAAAGAGAGCCCACCAACAGGAACTATCAGGAACTCCACTCGGAAGGTGTCATGGTTTCCATCATAGGTGGCCTTGAACTTCATGTAGATCAGGTACACGGTGGCGTACGAGCAAGCGATGTAGATAAGCTGAGGGCGAGGAAAGAAATAACCCCAAACAATCCACAGAGGTTCCAGGATTAAATCACACTCCCTGAATAAGCACTAAGATGAGTAAGAGTGGACTTTTTTGATTCTTTGCATTGTTTATGTGGTTTTGTAGAACCACATAAACAATGGTGGTGCTTAACTTTTGTCAGCAGAGTTATAATTCCAAATGAGCCATTCTGGGCCCTACTGGTTTTGGTGCTTTAAAGGCATCGCATGCCCATGGCTGAAGTGACTGCCCAAAGGTGAAGACCCTTTCCAGAACTAAGGAAGGAGAAGGACTGGAGAAGGAATACATGTTCTGCAACTGCAAGGCAAGCACTGGTCCCAAACATTTAGGTTAAAAATGTGCATGTACATACACACAATAATAATGGAAGGGGCCTCTCTACATTCAAAAAGCCCAGAATGGTGTGGCTCATGtggcaataaataaatattcaataaTCCCCATTCAGACAACCATTTAACATATCACAAGTTAGCTGATTTGCTTTGGACCTTTAAACATCTCTAAAATCTGAAGAGTGGCAACTGGACACTGCTCTTCACCAACCAAGAGGCCCCAAAACCTACGAGACTGAGAGCAGCAATGAACCAGAATTCAATCTGAGCTGATGCTTAACCATTTTGAAGGGTTATGGCACAGTAGACTTTATAACTATTCCCTGTGGAATAAGCAAAAAGCCTCATTTTACAGGTGAGAAAACAGAACTAGAGAGAATCTAAACTTTCTAAAGGTCAATCTGCCATCATCAGGACAAAGCTCATTGTCCTGGAGTCAACACAGTACAGCAGACTAGACAAATATTTTAGCTTCTGCCACTTTCAGCACAAAGATTAAATGTTCCAAACCATTTATCACATTAAAAAAGGGTTCTTTGCAACACAGAAGTAACAGATTAAAAATCCTACTGTTTGCAGATGCTATTAATCACTAAATGCTCTGCTCACAGACAAAATCCTACAAATACTGTATTAAGGAGCTCAGAATCCAAAGGCTCTGCTACACgagcagcccagctggagaTAAAGAACCACAGGACAGGATACAGGGAACCTTTACTATGGGTGTAAACAAATCACAGCAGGTATGGTCATAGAAGACACTGAGAAAGTGTGAATGAATCCAATTTTCTTACATTACAAACTTAATCTCAAGGATCTCAACTCTCGACTTCTCAACGGAAGCTCTCTCAAGTTCTCAACTGTTCTCAACAACTGTGTAACATTATATCCTcctacatatatataaatataaacacaaaaTTGTGTTGGGACACTCAAGCAGCTTCATCTTGACACTACAATAATGGGCTGAAAAGACAATTAAATCCATCAGTTTCTAAGCAGTAACCTTTGAAACTGAAATAGAGCTACCATTTTGAAAGTTAATATTTCCACATTCCTTCGTTTTCTGGTTGGGAGGGCTGCAGAACAAAGATGTGCTCATGGCCCTGAATCACAAccaataaataaatgaatggcAGAAAACTCCTACCTTCTCCTTTAGTGCACCTAATGGTAACTTCCAATCAGAAATTGCATATGGAAAAAACTTGTCtttcaagaatattttatttaatccaTAGCTCTTCATCTATACTGTTAATATTAAAACTTCAGCATACACATTTCACTTGTTGGAAAGCAAGTGTGAGTTTACGacacaatattttattttacagtattaTTTCCCTAATTTATCCATCCATTTTGTGTTATTGATTATTTTAGTCTTTCCTCTTGGCAAAGTTATACCACCCTCTAAATTAAAGCTGAAAAGCATcaagaaaatccaaaaataaaggaattggATTAAAAATACCATAAACATACTGCCCTCTCCCAGAccactgctttattttcttgtacCCAGCACCAGAACTTGCAGGAATGAGCAAGTAAAAAACTCAAATTCAGCCTCACTGGCATTCAGTGGGCAAGTGACAGGGGTATAACTCACAGAAGCTACATTCCTTAAAGCTTACTCATGTCAACTTTTCATCAGCCTCTGACCAGACAGTAGCTGCAATTCTGGCAGTGCACTCTGAATACTAATTTACCTTGTAGTGAATAAAAGGAGATTTACTTGAGCTTTAATGTCTCAAATGAGAAATACAGTTTATTTGAACCGTTTTTTCCAAAAGCTTGTACTTTCAATAACCAAAATGTCATTTGTTCTAAATGTCACAGTCCTGATAtaaagagttttttaaaattgcatgtAGAGTGCAGAAAATAAGTAGGATTTTGAGTCCATCTTCCACATTCTTTATCCAAAGCGCATCGAGAGCTTTGGTGCAGTGGGCcattaaaaatggcttttattAATGGCATTATGCACTCTGCATGCAACCTCACTAGCTTTTCTGACTCTTCAGCATACTCTACCTTCATAGATGTGTTATACAATGAAATGAATGAAGTGAAGAGGTCCAGGTAACGGGTAGTGAAGACCAGTGCAAACAGAAGCTGGCTTTTCCCAGAAATACCTAAAGTgataaaggaaataattaatcATTCAGAAAGTGATGAGGTGCTCTGCAACATTTGATGACAAGAATGAGAAAGGATATAGATGtcctttatttttaagcagGTTGATCACAAAATTAGGACAAAAATCCAAGTTCCCAAGCTGTACAAACAGAATTCTAAGCCCATATAGCTCAGTAGTGTGAACATAAGTTACCCTGCACTGGAAGAGGTGCTGGCACTACACAAGGTTTAGAAGTTACTCACAGCAGGTAGTGTCATCTCCAAAAGTATCACCTGGGAGCTATCTGTTCTGTATTATCACTGGGCAAGGCTGCACTAGCTTTCAGTGGTCAGAGTGCTGTCACATGGCTCAGCACAATCTTTAGATGCTGAATAGCTGCAAAGGTACAAGGGCAATACAGAACAGACCCAGTGACAAGCAGGAGGTAAGATGGCACCAATAATGGGATTTTAGAGGAATACATAGATTCTAAAACATAAGGCAATTCAATTCATAGACTCAATTGGCCACATGGTGAGAAAAACATCCAATCAAACCCACATGTTATTATGTactaaaacaaaactttaaaaaggaagagaagtgaGAAAAAATGTCAGACATCTACACTGCATCTTCAAAGCAACTTTTGATTCTAGGTCAAAGCCCCAATGTCAAAATGTTTGTTTGTACTTAACTTCAGGCACTAGAGCACAGTTAGAAGCATAAAAGCTTTGCACAGTCAGTCACTAAAAGCTTCTGAAAGCTGAGGTGCAGCATCACTCCACAATACTGATGTGGTGGTGTGTCACAGCAGGGGGACAAAACAACCTACTCTGTGCCTCTGTCTTGTTATTCCAATTATTCTTGTTTTCAGTCATCCAGGGCGAAAATAATTGAATCTGTTCAGCTAAGCATGCAAGTCTTCTTCAaaaaacaagagggaaaaatacTCTGTAGGAGAGGCTGAAAATCCTTTTCCCTTTATACAGAGATATTTCTAGAAAGGCTTTTATTAACAGCACCATAAAGCAATTAGGAGAAGGCAATCTGCTATGGCTATTGAAGTCCTTTCTCACTCCAGCTTAAGGAATAAACTGCTCCAGATGAAGGAATTTAACCTATGAAGTACAAGAATGGCTGAAACACTAACAATTAAAAAGGGGTTTACAGATTTCACATGTGAAATGTCTGCAAGGTGAGCCTGGTGGGCCACCTACAGAACAGCCCAAGTACAGTACAGGGAACATAAACCATCTCAAaacctgcaggctgcagagctgtaaaACACAACCTGCAAGTATCACACACAAAATACATCaccctccaaaaaaaccccaaaaccaaaacaaacccccatAAACAAATGTCCTCCcaaagtttaggaaaaaaaatatatttgacatTTCTTGAACTACAACCACATTGCAcagacagctgcagcagcactctggGCTCATCCCAGGTGTGCCTGTGAGCATCACAACTTGCCAATAAAACCTCCCAGCAGGCAAAGCTGTCCTAAGGTCAGAACCCACAGGACAAAGAAATCCACCTGGACAGATTACAGAACAGAGTGATACTACAGAGTATAATTAGGCTAAATTATTTAGCATGCTATTTTCTTTTAGCAAATAActgggaacagaaaaaaaaattagaaaaccaAAAGCCAACTAGCATGTAAGAGACATTAATTATTGATAACAGCTATAAATTTGGATCTGGATATACTGTcataaatacatataatataCTTGACAAATTCTTATAAGCTATTGCCAATCTTACCTCCTCAACCCCaaagatgtaatttttattgAGGCTTTCAATATTCTCACTGATTTTTGAATCTTTAGAATAGTTGTGAAATCCTGAAACCCGCCCTAGACCCAAGATTAAACTAATTTTCAAGTAAAGTAGGCTAGACTAGACTAGGCAAGGTTTAAATTGTAAACCAAAGGCCTATGAAAGGACGGGAGAAACATCTAAACTACAAACAAACACAGGGCAAGGGGACAGGTAAACACAACAGTTGTACCACTCTGTGCATTTCAAGACTTTAGGCAATGTATCAATGTATGCATCACAGCACTGACCCCGGCTCACCGCTGGCAACTGCAATGCACTGAGGCTACAATGATGCTATTCTcatccttctccctttccttttacTCCCACAAACGTTACTTAGTTCCTGAACTAAATAAAAcatggttttatttcttcttccaaagCTCTGGGCTCAAATTTGGAAGAACCAAACCTCTCCGTTTTGTTTCATCCTCACACATGGAAAAACTCCTTCAACTTGTGCACTCCAGCTTGGCTGAAAGCCATAGCATGAAACTTTAATTCAGGTGATTttcacagccaggcaggagggcagagctgaaATTGTAGTACTTTCTTATCAACTTCATTTTGCTGTGGTGAGTCAGGTAAGGAAtaacaggcaggagcagaggcactgagctgtgcagtgTGTACAGCACCTACCAACTATGAGCTGCACATCACAGCCATAAAACCTACAAACAAAAATTCTTCTAAGGAAGGTCAGTCCATACTTTGCCCATGGAAACTtcacagacttttaaaaataaagtagttCCGTTCTGTACCAAGTCCACATCACCCACAGAACCACAACTCCTTTGGTTGTGCTAATAAGCACCAGCATTGACTCCTGCGCTTCCAATCTAAAAACCCAACctaattttaaagataaattttcCAACTGACAAAGAGAATACTTTCcttcaaagagagagaaaaaatttcaaagctacctaaagcagcagcttttgtgAAAATACAGACAAATTAGCAGCAGCCTATGGCAAAGTACTGTCAGAAGTCTTCATCTTAGCATATTATCTGGTCCACAATAGACACATAAAATTGAGATACAGCTACATTACCTAGCAAAAGTACTACACATTTACTATCTATACTACTTTTTTCGAGTATACAGCTTATAATTGGACAGCATTGCAACCGCAGGTCACCTTTAACACTTGATAAACGGCACAGAGAAAGGCAAATCAATTTTCAGGCAGTAATTTGCACTGCAAACAACCTAATTTGACTTGAAATGGGTAAGAAAATACAGTCTGAACAGGACAATGTTTGAAAGCACAGGATTCCTCAAGTCTCATGAATTTCCTAATTATGACATGATGTCAATAATGGAGCTACCTATTACATTCTCCATGGCTCTTCCTAATGATTTTTGAACTGTTATTTTGAGTGGCAAACATTTTTCCAATTTCTAAATTTGGAAACCCAACCAGACATGCAAAAAATTGTTTCCCTGCCATCTCTAAAATTCTGAAGTCAAGATGTGATTTGCTTTCCCCTTATCTTTTCAACCTATTGactaaataagaaaaaaaagttaagtttctcagaagcagaaaacacagaCTGCTTCCAAGTGCAGATGACCCTAGCCTTACCTATCTTCTTCAATTAGAGGAGCCACttcttaagaaagaaaatggagacTATAAGTCTTCAAAAACCAGCAGGTTGCAGCAGAGGTGCACAGGCTGTCTCCCTCATTTCCAGATGCTTTTACAGGGCTCTCCTGGAACAAAGggctcagacacacacagatgCAACCAGAAGAGAGGAGTCGGCACCATGTGGTTTGCCAGCTCTCCATGGATCACAGCCTGCAGTGCAGCCAGCAGTCAGAAACCCTCCTTTATTTTCAAAGCCTCTACTGCTCCAGAAGTGCATGGTTAAAGTAGCAGCTGGTTTGCCTGTGTTTCCTTAGTCGCCAATAACCACGAGGTCTaagtttatttaatttattaatggTTCTAATAACATATAATGTAAAGAAATGGCAGAAAGCCCTCTAATAAGTGGCTCTCTGTAGCTGCTTAACATTAATTGGTAACTACTTAGGGGTTATTGTCATGCATGACTTTACAAGCATATGCAAATGTATATTTACATCAGTTTCATCAATAGAAACCTCAATTGACAACAATGAACCACTAGGAGGAACAGAATAGAGccccaaaaataaa
Above is a window of Molothrus ater isolate BHLD 08-10-18 breed brown headed cowbird chromosome 16, BPBGC_Mater_1.1, whole genome shotgun sequence DNA encoding:
- the KDELR2 gene encoding ER lumen protein-retaining receptor 2, whose protein sequence is MNIFRLTGDLSHLAAIIILLLKIWKSRSCAGISGKSQLLFALVFTTRYLDLFTSFISLYNTSMKLIYIACSYATVYLIYMKFKATYDGNHDTFRVEFLIVPVGGLSFLVNHDFSPLEILWTFSIYLESVAILPQLFMISKTGEAETITTHYLFFLGLYRALYLVNWIWRYYFEGFFDLIAVVAGVVQTVLYCDFFYLYVTKVLKGKKLSLPA